From Etheostoma cragini isolate CJK2018 chromosome 10, CSU_Ecrag_1.0, whole genome shotgun sequence, the proteins below share one genomic window:
- the LOC117951169 gene encoding neuronal acetylcholine receptor subunit non-alpha-3-like, giving the protein MKFAVLLLLFFPLALADINAPSEFVSLAEMEDTLLKNLFQGYQRWVRPIQHVNDTIRVRFGLKISQLVDVDEKNQLMTTNVWLCQEWIDYKLRWNPDKYGGITSIRVPSENIWLPDIVLYENADGRFEGSLMTKAIVKFNGAITWTPPASYKSACTMDVTFFPFDRQNCTMKFGSWTYDGNMVDLVLIDNQVDRKDFFDNGEWEILSATGVRGNRKDDMYSYPFLTYSFILKRLPLFYTLFLIIPCLGLSFLTVLVFYLPSDEGEKLSLSTSVLVSLTVFLLVIEEIIPSSSKVIPLIGEYLLFIMIFVTLSIIVTVFVINVHHRSSATYHPMSPWVRNLFLQKLPKLLCMRGHTDRYHYPELAPESPELKPRSGGRKGGQRASSGGQGQKTSDGKEDEAWATMLDKAIYSVRYISRHIRKEHFIHEVVQDWKFVAQVLDRIFLWAFLTVAVLGTVLIFTPALYMFFKIPPPTASEDPPSN; this is encoded by the exons ATGAAGTTTGCggtcctcctccttctcttctttcctctggCCCTCGCCGACATCAACG CGCCGAGTGAGTTTGTGTCCTTGGCGGAGATGGAGGACACCCTACTGAAGAACCTTTTCCAAGGCTACCAGCGCTGGGTCAGGCCCATCCAGCACGTCAATGACACTATTAGGGTACGCTTCGGACTCAAGATCTCccagctggttgatgtg gaTGAGAAGAACCAGCTAATGACAACTAATGTATGGCTCTGCCAG GAGTGGATTGACTACAAGTTACGATGGAATCCAGACAAATACGGAGGAATTACTTCTATCAGAGTCCCCTCTGAAAATATTTGGCTCCCAGACATCGTCCTCTATGAGAA TGCTGATGGGAGGTTTGAGGGCTCCCTGATGACAAAAGCCATTGTCAAGTTTAATGGTGCCATCACCTGGACGCCACCTGCAAGTTACAAATCTGCATGCACTATGGACGTCACCTTCTTCCCATTTGACCGCCAGAACTGCACCATGAAGTTTGGTTCCTGGACATATGATGGTAACATGGTGGACCTAGTCCTGATAGACAACCAGGTAGACCGGAAGGACTTCTTCGATAATGGGGAGTGGGAGATCCTTAGTGCCACTGGTGTCAGAGGAAACCGGAAGGACGACATGTATTCATACCCCTTTCTCACATATTCTTTCATTCTGAAGAGGTTGCCGTTGTTCTACAccctcttcctcatcatccCATGTTTGGGTTTGTCCTTTCTTACTGTCCTGGTGTTTTACCTTCCCTCGGATGAAGGAGAGAAGCTGTCACTCTCCACTTCTGTCCTTGTGTCACTCACTGTGTTCCTCCTGGTCATAGAAGAAATCATCCCTTCCTCCTCCAAGGTAATCCCGCTCATTGGAGAATACCTGCTGTTCATCATGATCTTTGTAACACTGTCAATCATTGTCACTGTCTTTGTCATCAACGTGCACCACCGCTCCTCAGCCACCTACCACCCCATGTCCCCGTGGGTCCGTAATCTCTTCCTTCAGAAACTCCCAAAGTTGCTCTGCATGCGTGGACACACTGACCGCTATCACTACCCAGAGCTGGCTCCTGAAAGCCCCGAGCTCAAACCTCGCTCTGGAGGTCGGAAAGGAGGCCAGAGGGCGAGCAGCGGAGGTCAAGGACAGAAAACTTCTGATGGGAAGGAGGACGAGGCCTGGGCGACCATGTTGGACAAGGCTATCTACTCAGTGCGTTACATCAGCAGACACATCCGCAAGGAACACTTCATCCACGAG GTGGTACAAGACTGGAAGTTTGTAGCCCAGGTGTTAGACAGGATCTTCCTGTGGGCTTTCCTCACCGTTGCAGTACTGGGCACTGTCCTCATCTTCACTCCAGCtctgtacatgttttttaaaatcccTCCTCCGACTGCAAGTGAGGATCCACCTTCAAACTAG